The Papilio machaon chromosome 24, ilPapMach1.1, whole genome shotgun sequence genome contains the following window.
TGGGGACTCTAGATAGAGATCCGTTCGGGAGGCCCTATAAGATGGTTCGGAATAAGCTTCGGTCCAGGGGTCCTCCCATTACCCGGAGTCTTCAGCCTCTCGTCGTGGAGTCGGTGGTCGCGGCGCTGTTTCCGCAAAGAGCCGAACACGAGGCGCCCTGCATGGCGCCTCCAACTGTAGAGGGAGAAGAGAGCCTAGGCGCGCCACCGGTCACGGAGGCCGAGCTCGGGGCGGCGGTGATGCGCATGCGCGCGAAAAATACCGCCCCAGGCCCTGATGGCATCCCCGGTCGCGCCTGGGCGCTGGCACTAGGGCCGCTCGAACAATGGGTTCGGGCTTTGTTCTGCGCCTGTCTCGAGCAGGGTCAGTTTCCGGGAGAATGGAAGAAGGGAAAGCTGGTCCTGCTCAGGAAGGATGGACGCCCGGCAAACGAGCCGTCGGCGTACCGACCGATCGTGTTGCTGGACGAGGTGAGTAAACTTTTTGAGCGTGTGATCGCTGCTCGCCTCGTCCACCACTTGGAGACGGTGGGGCCGCACCTCAGCGCCAATCAGTATGGTTTCCGCAGGGGCAAATCCACCATCGACGCAATAGCGCGGGTGAAGGCCCTTGCGGACACTGCGGTATCCCGGGGGGAGGTGTTGGTGGCGATATCTATTGACATCTCGAACGCCTTCAACACCTTGCCCTGGAGCTGCATCAAGGAGGCGCTGAGGTACCACACGGTCCCCCGGTACCTTCGGAGGATCGTGGCGGCCTACCTCTCCGAACGATCGGTCGGGTACCCTACCAGCGGTGGCTGGTCAGAGAGAGAGATGTCgtgcggtgttccacaggggtcggtTCTTGGGCccctcctgtggaacatcgggtaCGACTGGGTCCTGCGCGGGGCCGTCCCGAGGGGTGTTAACGTCGTATGCTACGCCGACGACACCCTCGTGACGGCCTGTGGCAGCACGGACAGGGAGGCTCGAAGCAGAGCAACAGCCGGCGTGGCCCAAATAGTGGCCAGAATCCGAGGACTGGGATTGGAGGTAGCCTTACACAAATCTGAGGCCCTATACTTTCATGGGCCTCGAAGAGCGCCTCCAGCCCAGTCCGGAGTCGTGGTTGGCGGAGTTTCCATCGGCGTCGGGAGCACAATGAAATACTTAGGTCTTGTTCTCGACAGCCGATGGAACTTCGAGGAGCACTTTCGGCGTCTCGTCCCAAAGCTCGTGGGAGCGGCTAGAGCCCTCAGTAGGCTCCTGCCGAACTTGGGCGGACCGAGCTCGCGGTGTCGCCGCCTTTACACAGGCGTGGTGCGATCCATGGCGCTCTACGGAGCGCCTATTTGGTCGGACGCTCTGACCGCCCGTACTAGGGCCCTTTTACGTGGGCCCCAGAGAATCATGGCGGTCAGAGTGATCCGAGGATATCGCACCATATCGTGTGAGGCGGCCTGTGTGTTGGCGGGGACGCCGCCCTGGGATTTGGACGCCGAAGTGCTCGCCGGTGTTTACTGGCGGCGAGCGGATGCCCGTCTCCGGGGAGAACCCCCTCCCCCGGTGCAGGAACGTACGTGGCGGCAGGCGGCAGAGGCCGAACTTGTCGTTCAGTGGCAGGAGCGGCTGTTAACGCCGTCTGCCGGCCACCGCACAATTGAGGCGGTCCGGCCCGTCCTCGAGTTATGGACGGGCCGGAAGCACGGAGCTCTCTCTTTCCACCTGGTGCAGATCCTGTCGGGGCACGGTTGCTTCGGCAGGTATCTGTGCAGGGTGGCGAGACGAGAGCCCACCGAGGAGTGTCACGAGTGCGGCCACGTGGAAGACACAGCGCAACATACGCTGGAGTCATGCACTCATTGGTCGACCCAGCGGGCTGCACTCGTGGCGGCAATAGGGACTGACCTCTCGCTGCCCGCCGTCGCTAATGCCATGGCGAGCAGCGAGAGTTCGTGGCAAGCCGTCGCCTCCTTTTGCGAGGAGGTGATGACGCAAAAGGAGGCGGCTGAGCGGCGGCGGGAGGACGACGCAGTCGGCAATCCTCTCCGCCGCCGCAGGGCCGGGCGCAGGCAGCGTGCCCAAGACCGCCGCATGCCCCCATAGTGGCAGGGCTCCGGGCGGTGGACCTGAGATAGCCATCGCCCGCCGAGCGTCAAAAAATTGATCTCGAGGTGGAAGGCGCACTGTAATGTTCCCGGTGCGCCTTACATGAAGTTCGGGGACCCCAGGTCCCCACAAAGGAGGGTCCGCTTTGTCGGACGGCGCTGACCGGGTCGCGGAAGATTGCGCAAGTGTTCCCGTGACCCGGTCACCAGGCGCGTGGCGGAACATCGttgggtttttagtgggtattccggccACTTCTTcttggccggcgagtcccacataCCCTCCCGGAAACGGGAGGGATGCGGAAATGCATTTTCccaacgtaaaaaaaaaaaaaaaaaaaaaaaaaaaaaaggttaggttaggttaggttaggttaggttaggttaggttaggttaggttaggttaggttcacGTTAAAAGGCAGCGGACTTCGGTCGGAGTATGGCGGCCTCCAAGGCCGCGCGTCATGACTGGGGGACCTCACCCTGCTCAACAAAGGCGGCTTCCGGTGTCCGACAACGCCGGACAAACAATGACCATGGCAGACTCCAAAAATGTAttaccccaggagggtaccgCTGGCTACGCCAGCGGAGAATCCCTCCCAGAGGTCACTCTGACCTCTGGCCGGCCCACGTATTCTGGGGGGGCCAAAGGATGCCACACGACCACTGCAAGAATATTGACAACGTTTGCGAGCGATTTGGATTTGTTGGAAAAGGAAAGACGGGAAGCGTCGAGAGAGAGAGGGCCAAAGACTGGTAAAAACCCGACGGAGGAGGACGACACTAGCGACGCTGAGCTAGTGTCTGTATCCGAAGTGTCCGGAATGTCGGGACTGTCTGGGCTATCCTCAGACTCGGACAGCACAGTTGAGGGCACAAAAGACCTGGCGGAGACGAGTAAGACCGCCCCCACAGCCCCGAGACTCGCCCTCAAATTTGCGGCAAAGATGCCAAAGAAGAGGGCGCTAAAAGATGACGGAGCGGCGGCCCCGGTCGCCACCAAGGTGTCCACGGCGGCAAGAGGCCGCCCTAGACGCCCAGGGGCTCATGCCGCCTATCTGCAGGAGGCGAGAGCGCACATGGCGGAGGAGGGGGAGAGTGGAGCAAGCGGCTCGAACCCCCCCCCCTACCGGCCTCCTTGCCTCCTGCCCAGAGACTCTTCGGAGCCAAGGTGCTCCCAGCCGGAGGCCGCTACTATCGAGGCCCTGGCTGCAAAAGCCCTCCTGAATGTGGCCGCCATTCAGGGGGAGGTTAAAAAGAGCGGCCACATTAAGGGCACGGTCCTGGGCCAGATAAACCGGGCCACAAAGGGGGTGATTGAGGCGGTGGAGGAGCTCCGCTCAATCACCCCCCAAGAGGAACAACGCAGACTCCGCGCGGAGAACGCCAGACTGGCGAGAGAAGTCGAACTcatccgcgcggagttaaaagcGTTCAAGGAGGCATACTCGGAGTCGCAGAGGAAAGCGGCCGCGACTCCGAGGGAGACTCCTCCGGCCCGGGAGGAGAGCGTGGAAACCGTGCTCAGGGGCGCCCTTGAGGAAATGAGGCGCGACCTTCTAGAGTCCGTAGGCGGGATGGTCAATGCCCGCCTAGGAGACCTAGAAACGCGTCTCCCCCCTGAGCCGGTGGTCAGACCGCCTCTCCAGGCGGACAGGCAccacccgccgccgccgcgccctgTGGCCCGGCCCAATTTAGTGGCTAGTGCCACCAAAACCGTGGAGGTTCGACCGGCCCAGGCCCCTGTGGCCAAAGCCGGTCCAGCACCGAAACCGAAGCGGAAAATCAGCAAGACTGGACCGGCCGCCCCTCCCCCCCCTCCACCTGCTGGCGGAGGAGGGAGCGCAGAGACGGCCACAAAGGCCAAAGCCGGAGCCACCAAACCCGCCCCCCAAACACCCGGGGGCGAGGAAACACCATGGGCCAAAGTGGTCGGCCGAAAGGCCGCCAAAAAGAAGAAGGCTCCGGCTAGGGCCCCACCCGCTGCACAGGCTCAGCCTGTAAGAACGCAGCGGGTTGCCCCCCCCCCTAAAGCGGTAAAGATCGTGGCCCCCAAAACGGCGGCTATCACCGTCACCCTCAAACCGGGGGCCACGATCACGACAGCGGAAGGTCAGGTCGCCGAGGCCAAATATACAGATGTATTGGCCAAGGCCAAGGCGGCGATCTGCCTTagggacctcggcttggagACGGTCAAGGTGCGTACCAGCATGACCGGCTCCAAGCTGATGGAGGTGGGGGGGAGCACCCCAGAAGAGACGGCCGACCGCCTGGCCGCCGAATTGACACGCGTCATTGGCGGCTGGGCGGACATCGCGCGTCCGTCCAAGCTCGCAGACCTTCGGGTCTCGGGTTTGGACGAGACGATAACGTGCGAGGAGGTGGCAGCCAAACTGGCTACAATCGGAGGCTGCCACCCCGAGGCCGTCAAAGTGGGCCTAATCAGGCCCAGCTTCTGGGGTGGGGGGTCCACCCTAGTGAGATGTCCGGCAGCGGCGGCAAAAGCCGTCGCTCAGATAGGAAAGGTGGCCATAGGGTGGAGTATGGCCACCGTCACCGCGGTAAGGGCCCGGCCGCTGCGCTGTTTTAAGTGCATGCAGCTGGGCCACACCCGGGCCCTATGCCCGTCGGAAGCGGAGGATGGTCGCCTTTGCTTCCGATGTGGCCAAGAGGGCCACAAGAGGGCTGCGTGCGAGGCGCCTGTCCACTGCGCCGTGTGCAAAAGGACAGGCTGCCCGCACGCCCACGTCATGGGGGGGGCTAAATGCACCCCCCCCACCATAAGGGGGAAGGCCCGCTCCACCGGCCCTCCCCCTGCGCCTAGAGCGCAGCCGCCGTCCGGGCCGCATCAACCGCCCGAAGAGGAACGTATGCAGGTGTCATAAATGCCCAGACACCTGCATACAGAGTTCCTGCAGACCAACGCCAACCACTCCGCCCGCGCACAGGACCTGCTCATGCAGGCCCTGGCGGAGTGGAAAATTGCCGTTGCTGTCGTGGCCGAGCCCTACCTCATCCCTTCCCAGCCTCATTGGGTCGGGGACACGGAGGGCTCGGTCGGAATGGTGGCGCCGCCAACGGGCCCGCAAATCCTCTCTCTCAGAGAGAGGGGTGCGGGTTACGTGGCGGCAaactggggagaagtagtGCTCATCGGAGTCTACTTCTCCCCGAACAGGAGCCTCTCGCAATTTgagaggttcctggatggcctggaGCTGGTGGTGCGGAGGGCATTGCCAgcccaggtcatcgtgatgggggacctcaaTGCTAAGTGCGCGGCTTGGGGATCCCCCATCACCGACGTCAAGGGGGCGCACCTTCGGGACTGGGCCCTCACTATTGGCCTGGTCCCGGAGAACCGGGGCAGCGCCTTCACATGTGTGCGCGCACGGGGTGGCTCAGTTGTCGACGTGACGTTTGCCACCCCCAATATCGGCGCGCGCATCTCGTGTTGGCGCGTCCTGGAGGATGTGGAGACCCTGTCAGATCACCTGTACATCAGGTTCAGGGTCTCCACAGCGCCCCCTGGGCGTCAAACCCGCACGGCGGGCGGCAGGGGCGTCTTCCCTGGGTGGCAGCTGTCACGTCTCGACGAAGACCTGGCAGAGGAGGCCGCTATTGTTTGTTCGTGGGCCTCCGACCCCCCTCAATCCCTGGGGGTCGGAGAAAGGGCTGCCAGGTTCCGTCGGGACTTGACAGCTGTATGCGACTCAGCAATGCCTAGGGCTCGACGCCTCGCGCCCCGAGAAGgggtgtactggtggtcgcGGGACCTCGCGGCCCTGCGTGCCACCAGCAACGCCGCTCGCCGTGCTCTATCCCGGTGCCGAAGACGTCGACACCGGGAACCGGGCGAGCTGGAGCGCCTCCAGGCCGAAACGCGTTCGGCCAAAAAGGCGCTCCAAGCCGCCATAGGGGCCGCCAAGGACGCTGCATACTCGGAGTTCTTGGCGGCCCTGGACGCggacccgtgggggcgcccgtACCGGATGGTACGGGCCAAATTCAAAACGGCGCCCCCCACGGAGGCCATGGAGCCGGCCGTCCTCAGCGCGGTGGTAGAGGGGCTGTTTCCAGACAGCCCCCCATTCGAGCCACCGCGCATGTCCCAGCAGAGGGCTGAAGACGAGGACGACGACGCCCCTAATCCTCCTCTAATAACAGAGGAGGAGATGCTAGGGGCGGCCCGCCGGCTCCAAGGCCCGCGGAAGGCCCCGGGACCGGATGGGGTCCCGGGGAAGGTTCTCCCCATCGCATTGAGGCACCTCGGGGACCGCCTCCGCTGCCTCTTCGACGATTGTCTGGCAGCGGGGCACTTCCCTGaggtgtggaaggaggggcggctggtccttattagaaaagaaGGCCGCCCCGCGGACTCTCCGTCGGGATACCGCCCGCTggtgatgctggatgaggccgGGAAGCTACTAGAGCGAGTCATAGCTGCCcggatcatccagcatctAGAGAGGGACGGGCCGCAGCTTTCGGTGA
Protein-coding sequences here:
- the LOC123722370 gene encoding formin-like protein 7, whose translation is MADSKNVLPQEGTAGYASGESLPEVTLTSGRPTYSGGAKGCHTTTARILTTFASDLDLLEKERREASRERGPKTGKNPTEEDDTSDAELVSVSEVSGMSGLSGLSSDSDSTVEGTKDLAETSKTAPTAPRLALKFAAKMPKKRALKDDGAAAPVATKVSTAARGRPRRPGAHAAYLQEARAHMAEEGESGASGSNPPPYRPPCLLPRDSSEPRCSQPEAATIEALAAKALLNVAAIQGEVKKSGHIKGTVLGQINRATKGVIEAVEELRSITPQEEQRRLRAENARLAREVELIRAELKAFKEAYSESQRKAAATPRETPPAREESVETVLRGALEEMRRDLLESVGGMVNARLGDLETRLPPEPVVRPPLQADRHHPPPPRPVARPNLVASATKTVEVRPAQAPVAKAGPAPKPKRKISKTGPAAPPPPPPAGGGGSAETATKAKAGATKPAPQTPGGEETPWAKVVGRKAAKKKKAPARAPPAAQAQPVRTQRVAPPPKAVKIVAPKTAAITVTLKPGATITTAEGQVAEAKYTDVLAKAKAAICLRDLGLETVKVRTSMTGSKLMEVGGSTPEETADRLAAELTRVIGGWADIARPSKLADLRVSGLDETITCEEVAAKLATIGGCHPEAVKVGLIRPSFWGGGSTLVRCPAAAAKAVAQIGKVAIGWSMATVTAVRARPLRCFKCMQLGHTRALCPSEAEDGRLCFRCGQEGHKRAACEAPVHCAVCKRTGCPHAHVMGGAKCTPPTIRGKARSTGPPPAPRAQPPSGPHQPPEEERMQVS